The following proteins are co-located in the Acidimicrobiales bacterium genome:
- a CDS encoding AAA family ATPase, which produces MTEPAARPPAPPGPPPPAAVAETHISTVLFDGDLAVKRYKPVRTDFLDHTTVEGRRVDCEREVALNRRLAPEVYLGVAEVRGPEGEVCDHLVLMRRLDPARRLATLARAGGGHDEVVAVAQVMAEFHRRADRSPAIEAVATPDALAARWEADLAELASTGFGAERGDALAAAGDLAERSIRARRPMLERRVAGGHIVDGQGDLLADDIFCLDDGPRILDCLAFADELRWGDVAADLAFLAMDLEHLGRPDLATTLWRAYGEAAGEHPPAALTDLYVAQRAVVRAKVHALRADQLPAEDAARTDEEATVDQFLALALDHLRRAEPRVVLVGGGPGTGKSTLARGIGEAHDWVVVRSDDVRRELLGRSDGQGGDRAPDAIEQGGYAPDVTARVYDEVVRQGLAAVGAGGSVVLDASWRTAASRRAAGAAAEAIGARVTSIRCVAPPEVCRDRVARRLARGDDASEATPEVADWMAARFEPWPEAIEIDTSGPKSAALDATIPTLGPSPSDVR; this is translated from the coding sequence GTGACCGAGCCGGCCGCCCGCCCACCGGCGCCGCCGGGTCCGCCGCCACCCGCGGCGGTGGCCGAGACCCACATCTCGACCGTGCTCTTCGACGGCGACCTGGCGGTCAAGCGCTACAAGCCGGTCCGCACCGACTTCCTCGACCACACCACCGTCGAGGGTCGACGGGTCGACTGCGAGCGGGAGGTCGCCCTCAACCGCCGCCTGGCCCCCGAGGTGTACCTGGGAGTGGCCGAGGTGCGCGGGCCCGAAGGAGAGGTGTGCGACCACCTGGTGCTCATGCGCCGCCTCGACCCCGCCCGCCGCCTCGCCACCCTGGCCCGCGCCGGCGGCGGTCACGACGAAGTGGTGGCGGTCGCGCAGGTCATGGCGGAGTTCCACCGGCGAGCGGACCGGTCCCCCGCCATCGAGGCGGTGGCGACTCCCGACGCGCTCGCCGCCCGGTGGGAGGCGGACCTCGCCGAGCTCGCGTCCACCGGGTTCGGCGCCGAGCGGGGCGATGCGCTCGCCGCCGCGGGCGACCTGGCCGAGCGCAGCATCCGGGCCCGCCGCCCGATGCTCGAGCGCCGTGTCGCCGGCGGCCACATCGTCGACGGCCAGGGCGACCTGCTGGCCGACGACATCTTCTGCCTCGACGACGGCCCCCGCATCCTCGACTGCCTCGCCTTCGCCGACGAGCTCCGTTGGGGCGACGTCGCCGCCGACCTCGCCTTCCTGGCCATGGACCTCGAGCACCTCGGCCGTCCCGACCTCGCCACCACCCTGTGGCGCGCCTACGGCGAGGCGGCCGGAGAGCACCCGCCCGCCGCCCTCACGGACCTGTACGTGGCCCAGCGGGCCGTGGTGCGGGCCAAGGTGCACGCCCTACGGGCCGACCAACTCCCCGCCGAGGACGCCGCCCGCACGGACGAGGAGGCGACCGTCGACCAGTTCCTCGCCCTCGCCCTCGACCACCTGCGCCGCGCCGAGCCTCGCGTCGTCCTCGTCGGCGGTGGCCCCGGCACGGGGAAGTCGACCCTCGCCCGAGGCATCGGCGAGGCGCACGACTGGGTGGTGGTGCGGTCCGACGACGTGCGCCGCGAGCTGCTCGGTCGCAGCGACGGGCAGGGTGGGGACAGGGCACCGGACGCCATCGAGCAGGGCGGCTACGCCCCCGACGTCACCGCCCGGGTCTACGACGAGGTGGTGCGGCAAGGGCTGGCCGCCGTCGGCGCCGGCGGATCCGTGGTGCTCGACGCATCATGGCGCACCGCCGCGAGCCGACGTGCCGCAGGCGCGGCCGCGGAGGCGATCGGCGCGCGGGTCACCTCGATCCGCTGCGTGGCCCCGCCGGAGGTCTGCCGGGACCGGGTCGCCCGGCGGCTGGCCCGGGGTGACGACGCGTCCGAGGCCACACCGGAGGTGGCGGACTGGATGGCGGCGCGCTTCGAGCCGTGGCCCGAGGCCATCGAGATCGACACGTCCGGCCCGAAGTCGGCCGCCCTCGACGCGACGATTCCGACCCTCGGACCGTCACCCTCCGACGTGAGGTGA
- a CDS encoding response regulator transcription factor, whose translation MTVRVFLLDDHEVVRRGLRDLLEAEEDFEVVGEAGTAEEAYGRIPATRPDVAVLDVRLPDGDGIEVCREIRSKHPEIQCLMLTSFADDEALFSAIMAGAAGYLLKQVKGTDLVGGIRRVGAGESLLDPALTQKVLERLRTPEDDELAGLTAQERRILDLIAEGLTNRQIGERMYLAEKTVKNYVSNLLSKLGMSRRTEAAVFAARLAERREREHRD comes from the coding sequence ATGACCGTCCGTGTCTTCCTGCTCGACGACCACGAGGTGGTGCGCCGGGGACTCCGGGACCTGCTCGAGGCCGAGGAGGACTTCGAGGTCGTCGGCGAGGCGGGAACGGCCGAGGAGGCCTACGGCCGCATCCCCGCCACCCGGCCGGACGTCGCCGTGCTCGACGTGCGCCTGCCCGACGGCGACGGCATCGAGGTCTGCCGCGAGATCCGCTCGAAGCACCCCGAGATCCAGTGCCTGATGCTCACCTCGTTCGCCGACGACGAGGCGCTGTTCAGCGCCATCATGGCGGGCGCCGCCGGCTACCTGCTCAAGCAGGTGAAGGGCACCGACCTCGTCGGCGGCATCCGCCGCGTGGGTGCCGGCGAGTCCCTCCTCGACCCCGCGCTCACCCAGAAGGTCCTCGAGCGCCTGCGCACCCCCGAAGACGACGAGCTCGCCGGCCTCACCGCCCAGGAGCGCCGCATCCTCGACCTCATCGCCGAGGGCCTCACCAACCGCCAGATCGGCGAGCGGATGTACCTCGCCGAGAAGACGGTCAAGAACTACGTGAGCAACCTGCTCTCGAAGCTCGGCATGAGTCGGCGCACCGAGGCCGCGGTCTTCGCCGCCCGCCTGGCCGAGCGCCGCGAGCGCGAGCACCGCGACTGA
- a CDS encoding GAF domain-containing sensor histidine kinase encodes MSRPTAPSSMQQLLDAVAAVGTDLDLPAMLRRIVAAAAQLADARYAALGVLDESGTELVEFITVGLSDEGVRAIGHLPKGHGILGMLIVDKEPLRLRDLSQHPDSYGFPANHPPMTSFLGVPLRVRDEVFGNLYLTDKASGEQFTSEDELLVVGLAVAAGVAIENARLHNRVQEAAIVEDRERIARDLHDTVIQRLFATGLSLQGAIRKAEVPEVAERIEAAVEDLDLTVKHIRTAIFGLESSRGRTVNGTRAEVMSLCREAAGPLGFEPRVTFDGPIDASVQGSVAIDLLSAVREALSNVARHAHASRVDIHLHVVDDTLSLSVVDDGVGLPDDLAAAGHGLRNLRDRAERHGGSFLVLPAVPSGTRAEWQVPLS; translated from the coding sequence GTGTCCAGGCCCACGGCGCCGTCGAGCATGCAGCAGCTGCTCGACGCGGTCGCCGCCGTCGGGACCGATCTCGACCTCCCGGCCATGCTGCGACGCATCGTGGCCGCCGCCGCGCAGCTCGCCGACGCCCGCTACGCCGCCCTCGGCGTGCTCGACGAGAGCGGCACCGAGCTGGTCGAGTTCATCACCGTCGGACTCTCCGACGAGGGGGTGCGAGCCATCGGGCACCTGCCCAAGGGGCACGGCATCCTCGGCATGCTCATCGTCGACAAGGAGCCGCTCCGGCTCCGCGACCTCAGCCAGCACCCCGACAGCTACGGGTTCCCCGCGAACCACCCGCCCATGACGTCGTTCCTGGGCGTCCCCCTGCGGGTGCGTGACGAGGTGTTCGGCAACCTCTACCTGACCGACAAGGCCTCCGGCGAGCAGTTCACCAGCGAGGACGAGCTGTTGGTGGTGGGCCTGGCCGTGGCCGCCGGCGTGGCCATCGAGAACGCCCGCCTCCACAACCGGGTGCAGGAGGCCGCCATCGTCGAGGACCGCGAGCGCATCGCCCGCGACCTGCACGACACCGTCATCCAGCGCCTGTTCGCCACCGGCCTCTCACTCCAGGGCGCCATCCGCAAGGCCGAGGTGCCCGAGGTGGCCGAGCGCATCGAGGCGGCGGTCGAGGATCTCGACCTCACCGTCAAGCACATCCGCACCGCCATCTTCGGCCTCGAGTCGTCCCGGGGGCGCACGGTCAACGGCACCCGCGCCGAGGTGATGTCGCTGTGCCGAGAGGCCGCCGGCCCGCTCGGCTTCGAGCCCCGTGTCACCTTCGACGGCCCCATCGACGCGTCCGTGCAGGGCTCGGTGGCCATCGACCTCCTCTCGGCGGTGCGTGAGGCGCTCAGCAACGTGGCCCGCCACGCCCACGCCTCCCGGGTGGACATCCACCTGCACGTGGTCGACGACACCCTCAGCCTCAGCGTGGTCGACGACGGCGTGGGCCTCCCCGACGACCTCGCGGCCGCCGGCCACGGCCTGCGCAACCTCCGGGACCGGGCCGAACGCCACGGCGGCAGCTTCCTCGTCCTGCCCGCCGTCCCGAGCGGCACCCGCGCCGAGTGGCAGGTCCCGCTGTCGTAG
- a CDS encoding pyridoxamine 5'-phosphate oxidase family protein, giving the protein MRTSLHVLLVGPDADAIGEATLALAGAGHTVSHVTAESGVPFRWPTGDRHSFDPDTVDVVVSIPGHALVGVPWCEERVLTLTESGVPLVLAGTPLASPYTAWATSYTSPGADLVLVVEDAVRQRAAQADVLPEHDHDDHVSRTVFDPIDFEQSGGEPLTRARCLALLGTAKVGRIGFTAGALPVVVPVDYRLWRDRVVFRTAEGSRLHTATTDAVVAFEVDALGADEPWGWSVTVTGVARDVSGLVDAADAARAELGFEPGGWWAHGARDRYLAVPTDVVAGCRLPARTPAAART; this is encoded by the coding sequence ATGCGCACCAGCCTGCACGTCCTGCTCGTGGGGCCCGATGCCGACGCGATCGGTGAGGCGACGCTCGCACTCGCCGGCGCCGGCCACACGGTCAGCCACGTCACCGCCGAGAGCGGGGTGCCCTTCCGGTGGCCGACCGGGGACCGGCACTCGTTCGATCCCGACACCGTCGACGTCGTGGTCTCGATCCCCGGCCACGCCCTCGTCGGGGTGCCGTGGTGCGAGGAGCGAGTCCTCACCCTGACCGAGAGCGGCGTCCCCCTCGTGCTGGCCGGCACGCCCCTCGCCAGCCCCTACACGGCCTGGGCCACCAGCTACACCAGCCCCGGCGCCGACCTCGTGCTCGTGGTCGAGGACGCGGTGCGCCAGCGGGCCGCCCAAGCCGACGTCCTCCCCGAGCACGACCACGACGACCACGTCTCCCGCACCGTGTTCGACCCCATCGACTTCGAGCAGAGCGGCGGCGAGCCCCTCACCCGGGCCCGGTGCCTCGCCCTGCTCGGCACCGCCAAGGTGGGGCGCATCGGCTTCACCGCCGGAGCCCTGCCCGTCGTGGTGCCCGTCGACTACCGCCTGTGGCGCGACCGGGTGGTCTTCCGCACCGCCGAGGGCAGCCGCCTGCACACCGCCACCACCGACGCCGTGGTGGCCTTCGAGGTCGACGCCCTGGGCGCGGACGAGCCCTGGGGTTGGAGCGTCACCGTCACGGGCGTGGCCCGTGACGTCTCCGGCCTGGTCGACGCCGCCGACGCCGCCCGCGCCGAGCTCGGCTTCGAGCCCGGGGGCTGGTGGGCCCACGGCGCCCGTGACCGCTACCTGGCCGTCCCCACCGACGTCGTGGCCGGCTGCCGACTCCCCGCCCGCACCCCCGCCGCCGCCCGCACCTGA
- the ccmA gene encoding heme ABC exporter ATP-binding protein CcmA produces the protein MDPVVHLRAAVSLLGRFPALAGVDLDVGRGETVVLQGPNGAGKTTLLRLCAGLAPVASGTAVVLGHDLTRDRKAVRRHVGLLGHQTHLYDELTVADNVTFWAKAVRADAADAQRAMARLGLDGRLRDVAVGRLSAGQRRRTALAVLVARRPELWLLDEPHAGLDQDGRDLLDGLIREATAAGATVLMASHELERVQGLAPRVVHIAGGGVAGDDPAPEAAGEPADEGEAARVP, from the coding sequence ATGGATCCCGTCGTCCACCTCCGCGCCGCGGTCTCGCTGCTCGGGCGCTTCCCCGCCCTCGCCGGCGTCGACCTCGACGTCGGGCGGGGCGAGACCGTCGTGTTGCAGGGCCCCAACGGCGCCGGCAAGACCACCCTCCTGCGGCTGTGCGCGGGCCTGGCGCCGGTCGCGTCGGGCACCGCGGTCGTCCTCGGCCACGACCTCACCCGCGACCGCAAGGCCGTGCGCCGCCATGTCGGCCTGCTCGGCCACCAGACCCACCTCTACGACGAGCTCACCGTCGCCGACAACGTCACCTTCTGGGCGAAGGCCGTCCGTGCCGACGCCGCCGACGCCCAGCGGGCCATGGCCCGCCTCGGCCTCGACGGGCGCCTCCGCGACGTGGCCGTCGGTCGCCTCTCGGCCGGACAGCGGCGACGGACCGCCCTCGCCGTGCTGGTCGCCCGACGGCCCGAGCTGTGGCTGCTCGACGAGCCCCACGCCGGCCTCGACCAGGACGGACGCGACCTGCTCGACGGCCTCATCCGGGAAGCCACCGCCGCGGGGGCCACGGTGCTGATGGCCTCGCACGAGCTCGAGCGGGTCCAGGGCCTCGCCCCCCGGGTCGTGCACATCGCCGGCGGTGGCGTGGCCGGCGACGACCCCGCGCCCGAAGCGGCCGGCGAACCGGCCGACGAGGGGGAGGCCGCCCGTGTTCCGTGA
- a CDS encoding heme exporter protein CcmB → MFRDAALMAGKDLRLEWRSRVATNQVAPFAVLVLILFAFALDPDRGILERATAGLYWITVLFSALLALSRAFSVEAADGNRDALRLSGLDPAGIFLGKAAAIAAELLALEVVLLVGVVVLYNADLSGIGLLAATCVAATAGLAATGSLYGVLAAGLRVRETLLPLLLLPVAAPVLIGATRAFEAAFSGTTGEGWSWCVLLTVFAAVYTVFGVLAFGPLLEES, encoded by the coding sequence GTGTTCCGTGACGCCGCCCTCATGGCGGGCAAGGACCTGCGCCTCGAGTGGCGTTCCCGGGTGGCCACCAACCAGGTGGCGCCGTTCGCCGTGCTCGTCCTCATCCTGTTCGCGTTCGCGCTCGACCCCGATCGGGGGATCCTCGAGCGGGCCACCGCCGGCCTCTACTGGATCACCGTGCTGTTCTCCGCCCTGCTGGCGCTGTCGCGGGCCTTCTCGGTGGAAGCCGCCGACGGCAACCGGGACGCCCTGCGCCTGTCGGGGCTCGATCCCGCCGGCATCTTCCTCGGCAAGGCGGCCGCCATCGCCGCCGAGCTGCTGGCCCTCGAGGTGGTGCTGCTGGTCGGTGTCGTCGTGCTCTACAACGCCGACCTCTCGGGCATCGGGCTGCTCGCGGCGACCTGCGTGGCCGCGACCGCGGGGCTGGCGGCCACAGGTAGCCTCTACGGCGTGCTCGCCGCCGGCTTGCGGGTGCGGGAGACCCTGCTCCCGCTCCTGCTCCTGCCGGTTGCGGCGCCCGTCCTCATCGGGGCGACGCGGGCTTTCGAGGCTGCGTTCTCCGGCACCACGGGCGAAGGTTGGTCGTGGTGCGTCCTGCTCACCGTCTTCGCCGCCGTCTACACCGTGTTCGGGGTGCTCGCCTTCGGGCCCCTGCTGGAGGAGTCATGA
- the ccsA gene encoding cytochrome c biogenesis protein CcsA produces the protein MTTTDPTPAATDAGPMATGSAFTRVLGILCLVGIAALLAFGLVWSAPDVVQGDSVRIMYVHVPVAIVAFLAFGVTAFGSVMYLWKKSQFWDLTAGASAEIGVVFTSLCLVTGMLWGRPTWGVYWVWDARLTTTALLLVLFLGYLAVRRIPAEPDVRAKRAAIAGLIAFVDVPIVHYSTVWWRTLHQGPTITRLDPQIDGLMLFSLMLGMVVFLLVYLWLLVHRFRVAYLEAQVEDQGLDVAIAERRAEAQAAGGAAATPAAAAAADPAPLVSTGEER, from the coding sequence ATGACCACCACTGATCCGACGCCGGCGGCCACCGACGCCGGTCCCATGGCCACGGGGTCGGCCTTCACCCGGGTGCTCGGCATCCTCTGCCTGGTCGGCATCGCCGCCCTGCTGGCCTTCGGGCTGGTGTGGAGCGCCCCCGACGTCGTGCAGGGCGACTCGGTCCGCATCATGTACGTCCACGTGCCGGTGGCCATCGTGGCCTTCCTCGCCTTCGGGGTGACGGCCTTCGGCAGCGTGATGTACCTGTGGAAGAAGTCGCAGTTCTGGGACCTCACCGCCGGCGCCTCCGCGGAGATCGGCGTCGTCTTCACCTCCCTCTGCCTGGTCACCGGCATGCTCTGGGGCCGTCCCACCTGGGGCGTCTACTGGGTGTGGGACGCCCGCCTCACCACCACGGCGCTGCTGCTCGTCCTCTTCCTCGGGTACCTGGCCGTGCGCCGCATCCCCGCCGAGCCCGACGTCCGGGCCAAACGGGCGGCCATCGCCGGTCTGATCGCCTTCGTGGACGTCCCCATCGTCCACTACTCCACGGTGTGGTGGCGCACCCTGCACCAGGGGCCCACCATCACCCGCCTCGACCCGCAGATCGACGGCCTCATGCTCTTCAGCCTGATGCTCGGCATGGTGGTGTTCCTGCTCGTGTACCTCTGGCTGCTCGTCCACCGCTTCCGGGTGGCCTACCTCGAGGCCCAGGTCGAGGACCAGGGCCTCGACGTCGCCATCGCCGAGCGCCGCGCCGAGGCGCAGGCCGCGGGTGGCGCGGCCGCCACCCCGGCCGCCGCGGCCGCCGCCGACCCGGCCCCGCTCGTCAGCACGGGGGAGGAGCGATGA